The nucleotide sequence TGGGTACGTAGCCATCCTGCTCATCACCCGAACCACAGGCCGTCAACAACAAACCAATCAGAAACAAAAGATTAACTTTTATCGACTTTACCATATCTATTGGCCCCTAAGGATTTCCATTGGTTTTAACAAATCTGGTATCAGTAGGACGATTGATCATTAGGGAATCTCTGTATTGACTGAAATTAATCTTATTGTCCCCAATCCATTTCAACTTAGTTGTGTCGATCTCTTTGTATTGGCCAAGCCAGTTACTGCCTGGATTAGCACATACCGTCAACAGTTGCTTTTCAGGCCAATAATTTAGAATCGCTCCAGTCCTTTCAACAATTACCTCATAGAACTCTTTCGATTTATCACTTTGTGTGTAATGGTGATACAACTGTACTGCCATATCCACTTCCCGTTCGTCAATAGAAAACAAGGGCTCTATACGTAACGTATCGACAGAGGGGTCGATGCGGTTGAAATCACAAGAAACTAGCGCGAAAATCAGAAAAAGGATACAGTAACTTTTCATTGCAAATGAATCATAGCCTCGGAACAAAGAATTCTAAATTCATTACTCCACCGTCACTGACTTTGCCAAATTGCGCGGCTGATCCACGTTGCGCCCGCGCATGACGGCCACGTAGTAAGAGAGGAGCTGCAACGGAATGACCGACAGTAGTGGCATGAGCATTTCGTGCGTTTTGGGAATCTCAATCACAAAATCCACCATCGTCGGGATCAGCGTATCACCTGCGGTCACGATGGCAATCACCCTACCTTTGCGGGCTTTGACTTCCTGAATATTGGATACGATTTTGTCGTAGGAGCTATCCTTAGTCGCCAGAAACACCACCGGCATATCTTCGTCGATAAGGGCGATGGGGCCGTGCTTCATTTCGGCGGCGGGGTACCCCTCGGCGTGGATGTAGGAAATCTCTTTGAGTTTCAGGGCACCTTCCAGCGCCACCGGGAAGTTCAAACCCCTACCCAGGTAGATGAAATTACGGGCGTAGGTGAAAATGAAAGCGATTTCCTTGATCTTGGCGGCACTTTGCAGCACTTCCTCTACTTTGTCGGGAATGTTTTCCAGCTCGATCAGAAGCTGACGGTACAGTTCTTCTGATATGGTACCTTTGCGCTGAGCCGCGGCCAATGCCATAATGGCCAGCACCGTTACCTGCGCGGTGAAGGCCTTGGTACTAGCCACCCCGATTTCGGGTCCAGCGTGCGTATAGGCGCCCGCATGCGTGGCGCGGGCGATGGACGAACCCACTACGTTGCACACACCAAAAATAATCGCTCCCTTGGACTTGGCCAGCTCGATGGCCGCTAGCGTATCAGCCGTTTCGCCCGATTGCGAAATAGCGATGACAATGTCATTTTCCTTGATAATGGGATTACGATACCGGAACTCCGAAGCGTATTCTACCTCCACATTGATGCGGGCCAATTCCTCAAAGAGGTACTCGGCCACCAGTCCGGCATGCCAGGAGGTACCACAGCCGATAATCACAATCCGCTTGGAGTCAGCCAGTTTGTCGAGGTAGTTGCGCAAGCCACCCAGCTGTAGGTGGGCTTCGTCGGCCCGCACGCGGCCACGCATGCTGTCAGCGATGGAACGGGGCTGTTCAAAAATCTCTTTCAACATGAAATGCTCATAACCACCCTTTTCGATAGCGTCGAGTTCCAGTTCCAGTTTTTGAATATAGGGTGCCTGCGGTACGTTATCGAGATTCAGGATATTGAGCTCGTTATCCTTCACCACCGCAATGGCGTAGTCGTCGAGGTACACCACATCTTTAGTATATTCGATAATCGGGGTAGCATCGGAAGCAAAGAAAAATTCGTCTTCCCCGATCCCAATCACCAGCGGGCTGCCCTTGCGGGCGGCGATCAACTGCCGGGGATGCTCGTCGGACATAACAACAATGGCGTAGGCACCCACGACCTCCTGCAAAGCCAGGCGAACAGCTTCTTCCAGTGAATTTCCGGTTTCTTGCCGTACATCCTCAATGAAATGAATAAGTACCTCGGAATCGGTATCGCTGATGAAAACGTGACCTTTCTGCTGAAGCTTCTGCTTCAGCGTGGCGTAGTTTTCGATGATTCCGTTGTGGATGATCGCCAGCTTGCGGTCGTTGGAGTAGTGCGGGTGAGCGTTAGTGTCGTTGGGTTCGCCGTGGGTTGCCCAGCGGGTGTGGCCCATACCCGTGGTAGCGTGGGTGTCTTTGGCGGACAATTCTGTTTCCAGATCCGACACTTTACCTTTTTTCTTATGTATCACCAGACCGCTGCCGTTCAGCAAAGCGACCCCCGAGCTATCGTATCCCCGGTACTCCAGCCGCTTCAGGCCCTTGATGATCAGAGGGCATGCCTCTCTATGTCCTACATACGCTACAATTCCACACATAGTCAGTTAATTTTGAATGAGTGAATAATAGTATTTAAGTACGAGAGTACCTTAGTTCAGAAGTACCCAAGGCAGTGCGAAAACGCTTCTAAAACAAGGTACTCCTGTACTTTTGCACTTAGGTACTTTGCCCCTCTTTTATTCCTTCGCCTGGGTATAGAAGACAATCAGCTTGATATCCTCGGGTTTTCCACTCAGTACCAGGCGGCTCACGCGGTTATTGAATTGGGAGTCGTATAAGGTACCCCTCTGTGCCAGGGTTTGGATATAGACAGGCGTCACCAGAAAGCCTTCGTTCGTCTTACTGCCAGCCAGTATTGCGTTCAGGTGCGTGGCCAGATTCCACGTGTAGTTTTTATAGCGTGAATCCAATAGAACCGAAGGAGGATCGGAGCCTCTGGACGTGCTATCATTGAGTGCAACGCTCGCAAAGCCGTTAGCCTTGTATTGGACTTGATTGGTCGAGTTCGTTTCCAGCAGCACCAGGTAGGAAGGAGGAGTCAGACCCGGCTGCACGGCCGTGAGGTCGGGTTTGACGCTGAGTTCTGCCCGGTTGATGCCAATCGGGCCGTTTTTGGCCAATGCCTTGAGGTAGGGAATTTCGATCTTGGTACGAATACCCAGGGCATCCTGCACGTAGGTACGCTCACCGGTACTGCTGGCCGGTACGGGTTGCAGGGGCTTCAGGGCAGCCAATGGGGTACCACTTCGATCCGCCGTGACGCGGTTGAAGCCCGCCCGGATAGTAGCTCCGGATTGTAGCGCCACCACGGCATTGAGCGGAAAGCTGGTGGAGATCGTATCGGTAGTGGTATGGTACCATAACCGAAGACTAAGCGGGCTATTGGTACCTACTATACCGGGAAAACCCAGTACAGCGGTATTTTTGGCACCAGGAATCAAGGCCAGTCCGCCCAATACTTTGGAGAACTCGGCGTTGGTTTGTCCGGCGGTTTGGCCCGATAGGGCAAACAGCTCTTTACCCAAATCGTCGGGTAATTTAAAACGCAGGGTACCATCGGCCTGCGGTCGGGCCTGGAAGGTTTTAGCAGCTAGGGGCGTTTGGTCGTACGTGAGGGTACTGTTGTTGTAGTAGTTCTTAAGAGGATCGATCACCTCCCTTATGCGGTGAACCGATAGGGTTTGCTCGGGCAGGGTATCACCATAGGTATAGTTGTAAGGCGTGTACAGCACCAGGGAGTCATACACAGCCGTCGTGCCCAGATCAAGCTGAAAACCCAGCGACATGCGGATGAAGCTGGATGCCGTGATAGTACCAAAGAGCGGGTCCACGTAGCGACCCGCCAGAAATATATCGGGATTGCTGGTACGGACCGAGTCGGCCAGTACGGTGGAGGTTCGGACGGTAAGGGTGTCAGTAAAAAGGGTTTCTACGGGAGTAAGCGGCGTGACGCCAATGTTGCCGGGGGGATCGCAGCTAAATAGCAGGGTGGTCAGAACGACCACCCCGATTGCTCTATTTCTAACCAACCAACCCGTTATACAGGTTGTAATACGCTTCTGAAAGGTTGTCGTCTTCTTCGACGAGGTCGACACGCTTGGGTGATTCATTCAATAATTGATTTAATTCTTCGCTGTAATCTTCGTCTACTTTTACGACGGCGTCAGCGTACGCGCATCCAAGCTTGATAAACCCTTCAAAATCGGCGGAACGCAGATGGGCCAGGGCTTCATCGCTCACGTCCATGGCCTTCGCCTTTTCCAGCAGATCGGCGTCAAATTTATAACTGAAAGCGTTATTATACACAGTAAAAACGCTTTTTGTGTCCTTAAACATGGGATCGTTCCGGTACGTGGTCTTCAGGTACATCGGAATCAGGGCGGTCATCCAGTCGTTGCAATGCACGATATCGGGCGCCCAGCCCAGCTTCTTAACGGTTTCGAGTACCCCCTTACAGAAGAAGATAGCGCGCTCGTCGTTGTCGTCGTAAAAGTTATTTTTCTTGTCAAAGAAAACGGACTTACGGTGAAAATAGTCTTCGTTATCGATGAAATAAACCTGCAGCTTGGCGTTGGGAATGGAAGCGACCTTGATCACGAGGGGCTTTTCCTCTTCGCCGACGGTAATGTTGATGCCCGAGAGACGGACTACTTCGTGGAGACGGTTTTTGCGCTCATTGATGAGGCCAAACCGGGGAACCAGGATGCGAATTTCGGCGCCGCGCTCCTGCATGGCCTGGGGAAGTTGCCTTACATAAGCGGCTACATCGGTGGTTTGAAGAAAAGGGTTGATTTCACTGGATACATACAAAATTCGTAGTTTGTCCATACAGGTACTTGACGTTTGTGAAAAAAAGATTTGCAAAATTATACAAAAAAAAGCCGAATTTCAATAATTATTTCCAAGTAATTGTAATATTGCGGGCAGCTTGGCTCTTTCCATGCCTATGGTTTTGGCCTCAGACCGAAATTTGTCGAGGACCGGTTTTGTAGGATGAATTCGGGTCAGCAACCGTACTTTCCTAACCCCTCCACCACCACATGATTCTTTTAAGTGACCCCGGGGCGCTTCGAACCCACCTAAGAAAAATCCAAAAAATTGATACTACGCTGGGCCTGGTGCCTACTATGGGAGCGTTGCACGAAGGGCATTTGAAATTGGTCGAAAGAGCAGTGGAGGAAAACACTATCGCCGTGGCCAGCATTTTTGTCAATCCCCTGCAATTCAATAATCCCGACGATCTGTCCAGGTACCCCCGTACCCTGGATGAGGACTGCGCCCTGCTGGAATCGGCAGGCTGCCAGCTAGTGTTTGCGCCCTCGACCGAGGACATGTACCGGGTACCTCCCGTTTTAAAACTGGATTTCGGCAGCCTCGAACACGTGATGGAAGGTGCTTTCCGGCCGGGACATTTCAATGGGGTGGGGATCGTGGTGGCGCGGCTGTTCAACATGGTGCAGCCCGACCGGGCCTACTTTGGGCAAAAGGATCTGCAGCAGGTAGCGGTGGTGCGGCGATTGGTAGAGGATCTGGCGTTTCCTATCGAGATTGTGCCCTGCCCCACGGTGCGGGAAGTCGACGGGCTGGCGCTCTCGTCCCGCAACCGCCGCCTCAGCCTCGAACACCGGGTGATGGCTCCCCTAATCTACAAAACCCTCGGAGAAGCCCAAAAGATGCTGGCGGCGGGCTATTCGGTGGAAGAGGCAAAGCAGCACGTCCGGACACAATTCATGCGGTACCCCGATTTTCTGCTGGAGTACTTTGAGGTAGCCGATGCGGGTACCCTGCAACCCGTCGAGGAGGTACAGCCTGTCGGCCAAACCGCCCTGTGTATGGCCGCGCACCTGGGCGGAGTGCGGCTCATTGATAATATTGTATTCTAGAAACTCCACCAGCCTTTGATACTTGGTTGGTGGATTTTTTAGAAGTAGAGCGTTAAGTCTCTTTTACTGCTTACTCACCCGTACGGAAGCCTGATGGTTCAGCGCATCGGTGGCGCGGATCAGGTATACACCCACAAGCTAGCGCGTTATTGAGGGCGGATCATACATTTATGAGGGTACTTTATTGACATACGCTGCATTAATTTAAAGGGTACCTAGTCGTCGGCTATTGACATATATCCAACAGTACTTGATATATGAATTCGGACCCATAAAAAACCAGACGGTGGGGTAAGTACTTACCCCACCGTCCGATACGTTCATGGCTAATAGATGGCTATAAGGATGGCTAATTGGTTGCTACGAGTATCCGGTCAGGCTGCTGAATGACCTCGTCGGTCGACAGGCTGATCGTTTTTCCGACCACTTCCTTGCCGTTTTTTACTTCAATGGTGTATTGTCCATCTTTCATTTTTGAAAAATCGAAGCTGCGGCCGTACTTCTCAGTGCCTTTATAGATTGTCTCAGAGTGAAGTACACCGCCATCTTTATCAAAAAGTACAATGGACAATTTCTGGTCTTTGTCCTTTTCGATCAGCAGGCGCATTTTCACTGAATCTTTGATTTTGTACATCGCGATGTCGAAAGTTCGGCCTTCGGGATAGGCGTTTGTCAGAGTTTGATGGGTAGAAGCATTCTCAGCCATAACCACTACCTGCTGAGAAGCAAGCTGGGCGGGGGAGTTTTTTTTCTGAGCAAATAGAGCGTTGGCGGCAACGAGGGAGAGCATCAGGGCGAGGGCGGAAGTTTTGAGCGTTTTCATGGTCGTAGTATTTAGAAGTTAATGATAAAATGAGTGCTTGAAAATGTCCGCGTATTGACCAGCAGCGAACAATACAAAGGTCGCGGGTTGCGTTTGACCGAACTTGGCTCATTCTATCAAAGGCGTGGTGCATTGTTGCAGGGACGTGGTTTGTTGTTGCATTTCGCTTTGGGGATATGATTTTGAATAAAATCAGTCAAAAAGAGGCAAAAAAAAGGCCGCACGACGCGGCCTTTTTTAAATGATATCTTGTATTCTACTCCTTCCTCACCCTTACAGTAGACTGTCGATTCAGCGCGTTTTTAGGGGAAGCATCCTGCTTTTTACAAATAACTCAGCCACCATTTTTCCTTATGGCTCGTTTTGTAGCGGTCGTACCAGCGGCAAAGCGGATATAGGACTAAGACTGTCCCCGCCCATATTACATAAACGACAGGCAGGCCAACTCCTTCGCCAGGCACTACAAACAAAAGGATGGTCTGGGTTTTGGTGGCAATGTTTACGCCATCAGACAGCAGATGCCCCCGCGAGAGAAACATCAGCAGACAAAGCGAATGAAGCACGTACCAATGGACGATGTAGTAGAAAAACGCCGTTCGACCAAATGTCCGCAGGAAATTGGTCAGGCGGTTTTTTACTGATTCGATCGCTACCAGAAACAGCAACGCTGGGCCAATGGTAATGCACATATACAGCAGCGAAGGCGGGTATTTATTGACATCGATAAACGAAAATACCGTCAGCAAGCCACTTTTTTGCTCGCTCCAGGGAGTCGGATTACCGTACAGATTGCTGAACCGCAGGACTATGAAAAACACCAGCAGGCCAAATCCGGTCAGCAATAGCGCAGTTTTTCGTGTGGCGGGCGAAACTGTCGGGGCGAAGAACGTGCCAGTGCAATAGCCTAGCAGCATCAGTCCCAGCCAGGGCAGGATTGGATAAAGGACGAAAAGAAAATGCCCATTTGCATAGGGATAGATGCCCCGCCGATGCAGCAAATCCCACCAGAGGGACGGCTTGAAACCCGGTGCAGCTTCCACCACATCCAGCAGGTTATGGCCCAGCACAATCACGAGTCCCAAGATTAGTATCAGTCGGAACGGCAGGTGAATCAGCAACCCCAGAATTACCATGCTGATACCGATTACCCAAATTACCTGTAAAATCTGAATCGTGTAGAGCGGATTAAACGTCATGCCCAAATTGACAATAACTAATTCAGCAAAAATCAGCCACAACCCCCGCTTAATCAGGAAACTGCTTAATTCCTGTTTGGTCTTTCGCAAACTCTGCAAATAGATGGACGTACCGGCCAGAAACACGAAAACAGGCGCACAGAAATTGGTAATCCATCGAGTTACAAACAAGATGGGCGTGGTAGTAGCGAGGTTGAGTGGGTCCTCGGTCCAGGCGGTGGAATGGAAGAAATCACGCGTGTGGTCCAGGGCCATGATAACCATGACAAGGCCTCGAAGCACGTCGATGGATTCAATGCGGGATTTGGCAAGAATGGGTTGAAGTGGCACAGTCCGAGGGTCATAGATAAGTGCGTGCAAATTTAAAGAAGAAAATGGAAAGTCGCTTCATCAGCAGAAAACGCCTTTCTGTAACACAAACCTAATCTGATCGTAGGATGATCAGAGTCTATGAAATGATTGCTGCTTCATTTGAAAGTTGTCAAAGCAAAGCCACTATTTCGCGGCGGTATAAGACAAATCGGCCCGCATTTGGGCCGTTTTTGTTTCCCGGCGAAGTGCCAGCTTCTACAGTTCGCCCATGAGTTCGGCGGAAACATTGAGTACTTCAACAGAATTCTGTCCCTAAATGGGGGGGAGCCCCCAGCAGGATACAAACGGTATTACAATAACCGGATAGCCCGGCACCGAGTGGTTGTACGAGATTTATTGCTGGTAGTAGTCCTCATGATTTGAGAGTGGTTAGTTGTATGTATGATAAAAAGCCGGACGGATATCCCGTCCGGCTGATGAAAATTTACTCCTTGCTCACCCGTACCACGCCCTGCTGATTAAGCGCGTCTATTACCTTTATCAGATAAATCCCCGTCGGCAAACTACCCAGCCGGAACTCCGCCTCGTTCAACCCCTCGATCAGATTCTCTTTCCGCGACTGCCGCACCCGCCCCGATAGGTCAAGTATCTGGAAGGTACCTGGTCCCGCCGAAGGGGAAAGCACCTCGACTGTCACGGCATCGTGTACGGGGTTGGGGTAGGCTTTGAGGGAGAGGCCGAAGGGTACCTCCTGCGCCAGTTCATAACTCAGACGGGCGGGTACATTGGCATTGCAGCCGCCGAGCGTGGCGCCTAAGCGCAGGTAGGTGGGTACCAGGTACTGGGCGATGCACTGCTCGCGACCGCCCAGGCATACCTTCACTCCGCCGTAGCCGCAGCGCACGTCGTTGAATGTTACAGTAATTTGCTTGGTGACCGAGCAATTGACCACGTCGGTGGCCGTGACGGTATAGGTGGTCGTTTGGGTGGGGCAGACCTGGATGCTGCCGCTCGTGGCTCCTGTGCTCCACGACAGGCTGAGGGTACCCGTGCCGCCCGAGGCGTTGGCCGTTAGGGTGGTGCAGCTGCTGCCGTAGCCGTAAGTGACCGAGGTGTTGCCGCTGGTGGTCAGGTTGATGGCCGGACGTACCGTCACGGGGATGGAAACGGTGCGCGTGCAGGCGTTGTCGTTGTCAGCCACAGAAAAGTACACCGGATAGGTACCCCCGCGGCCAGATTTGTGATCGTGAAAGTGTTCGTTTGCTGGTTGTAGGTACCGGCGGGCATCGTAAGTGCCTCGTCTTTATACCAGGTGGTTCCTACCGTGAGGCTGACGGAACCTCCCAACTGCAAGGCCGGCGAAAGGGTGTTTCCACAGCTGGCACCGGATCGGGCAATGATGTCGTTATTGGTCACATTAGGAATTGGGATGCCGAGGGGGTAGCTAAAGCTGATGACACCCTGATTGGTAATGGGGGGCGATGGAAGACTAACTTGGATAATGCTTATATTGACCGGTCCGCCAGCAAGTGCCGCACGTATGCTTTGTCCAGCTTCATAGGTAAGCATGACCGTCGGTATCGTGATCTGGTCGGCAAAGGCTCCGGGCGCCATCGTGACCAACATGGATTCTCCACCGGCTACATTGTTGAACATAATCACACCGATGGCCCCCGCCTGTTGGGCGTAGTAGACTTTCTGGCTAAAATTGCACACTCCCCGGTCGATCAGGGCAATTTTACCCGATAACTGGGCAGCATTCACCGGGGGGCTACATCCCTGAGTCGGATTGGGTACAGTGGCATCATCTACAAAAACTCCATTCGCTGTTAAATTGACGGAATTCACATTCGCTCCAAAATTGGCTTGTGAAAAAGTGTAGGAGCCCGCCACGCCCGCGGGCGAATTGACAAGCACGTCAGGAACGCTCGGGACCTTTACTGAATTGACGGATATATATCCATTATTCGTAAAACTTCCTTTCGTATTCAGGACATTGGAAAAGGCTCGAATCAGGGCGCAGGCTTCATTGGTGAAGGTGGCGACATCAGCCAGGTTCTCGATGGCGTTGCCACCAGGGGGTACCAGGGCCCCAATCGTGATGGTACCCGAATTGGTAAAGCTACTCGTGTTGGCGATGGCATTCGACCGGCTGCGGTCGATATGAATTTCACCCGTGGCCTTGTTGGTAAAAGTACCATAGTTCAGAATTCCGCTGACTCCGGTATTGTCCGTATCACCAATAAAAATCTTTCCCTCATTGATCACTGTACTGCTGCTGTTTAGATTCCAAATGCCGTTCCCCCAAGGCTTGTTTATCCTCAGTGTCCCGGTAGGCTTATTTTGAAACAAACCGGTGTTATACACACCATCCTGACTGGTAGTGGATATGGTTATCGTTCCATTATTAGTAAGGGTACCATCGTTGGACATGCCCGCGTCAGGCAGCATCAGATTACCCGTCGCCGAAAGGATAAGCGTAGCTCCCGATTGTACGCGCAATCCCTTTACGGAGGCTGCTGTGTTGAGAGTGGGCTGGTTGGCTGGTGCCGAGGGGACTTCGACATTGTCGTTGACGGTGGGCACTGCATTGGTAGACCAGTTGGTGGGCGTATCCCAGTCGATGTTGGTCGCACCCGTCCAGGTGGTGGTTTGGGCGTGGAGGGCGCAGGTGCAGCCCAGCAGCAGGAAGACCAGTAACAGCTTTCTAAGCGGCCAAGCCAAGCCTAGGTGTGTGGGGTTTTGTGGAGTGTAGTGGTTTTTCATACACACAATTGGTTTTGATTGGTTGTTTAAAGTGAAAAAATTGAAAGGGCAAAGTTTTCGTTGGAGGCACCTGCGGCGTTTTTCAGGGCAATGGTCCATCATCGTTATATGTTACCCGAATGCAGAGATATCCTATTGTCCGTTGCGTTTTTGGTATAGGGCACAGTAGGGACAGAGCGTACCTTGCCCGGCTGTGTACGCAGACTACTCGCAGCAACGTAGATGGGTGGATTGGAAAACTATGGTCTGATTTTCATTGGATTATTCGGTTTTGAAAGTGAGGAAAAGAAGAGAAGGTTTGTAAGGGGGCGTTCATACGACACAGACCCCATGGTTATTATCCGCTACTCTACCACTACGGGTGCTGATCCCGACTCATGGTAAAAGGTAGCTTTCCACGCGCCGTCGATTTTGGTAAAGAGCATGGTTCCAGCCTCATCGAGTTTCATTTTCTCACCAGTTTTGAGCGTAAAATTCATCGTAGTGAAGACGGTGTAGAGTACCTGAGTGTCTGACAGGATTCTGATGACTTCCTTTTTAGGGGTCACAGCCATCGTAGCAAACTGGTCGAAAGCATCCGCGTTCAGCTTTTTGAGTGAGGTGTAGTCGCCGGGAGTGCCATCCGGATTAACCGCCAGAAACTCGGGCGTGTCTTCAAAGTAAGCCATGCATGCCTCGATGTCCAGTTTTTCGACATCTTGAAAGAATGCTGTCGTGAGGGCCGAGATTTCCTTTTCGATGGTCTGCTTTTGCTCGGCTGTCATCTCCGAAACGTCGGTGGTTTTCGTGGCAGACTCGTTTGCGGTCGTGTTGCAGCCCGCAACAAATAGAACTAGGGCAGTAAATGCGGCCAGAATGGAAGTAAATTGTTTGATTTTCATTGAATTATTGGGTTTTGAAAGTGAGGAAAAGAAAAAAATGGAAAGCCGCTTCCCAGCAGAAAACGCCTTTCTGTAACACAGACCTAACTAATTGTATGAGGATCAGAGTCTTTGAATTATTCCTGCTTTATCATTTCGCGCGCCTTGTCGGCCCGCTCTTTGGCGTCGGCAAGGCCTAGTTTTGCCGCTTTATCGTAGTACTCCGCCGCTTTGGTGTAGTCCTTGGTGTTCATGTAGTACTCGCCCATGCTGTCGTAGGCATTGGGTTCCTTTGGGGCCGAGGCGATGTACTTTTCGAGTGCTGCTTTGGCTTTGTCCATTTCTCCTTTTTTTAGGTACATGTAGCCCATCGTGTTGTAGTTGGGCCCGTACTTCGGACTCATTTTAGCTAGCTTCTGGGAATATGCCAGGCCCGCTTCTACATCCTTTGCCGTAAAAAAGGCGTGTAAAGAAGCCCATTCCGTAGCTTGTGGTGTTTTGGGATAGGCTGCCACCAGTGCTTTCATTTCTTCGGTGGGTAGGTAGT is from Salmonirosea aquatica and encodes:
- the glmS gene encoding glutamine--fructose-6-phosphate transaminase (isomerizing), which produces MCGIVAYVGHREACPLIIKGLKRLEYRGYDSSGVALLNGSGLVIHKKKGKVSDLETELSAKDTHATTGMGHTRWATHGEPNDTNAHPHYSNDRKLAIIHNGIIENYATLKQKLQQKGHVFISDTDSEVLIHFIEDVRQETGNSLEEAVRLALQEVVGAYAIVVMSDEHPRQLIAARKGSPLVIGIGEDEFFFASDATPIIEYTKDVVYLDDYAIAVVKDNELNILNLDNVPQAPYIQKLELELDAIEKGGYEHFMLKEIFEQPRSIADSMRGRVRADEAHLQLGGLRNYLDKLADSKRIVIIGCGTSWHAGLVAEYLFEELARINVEVEYASEFRYRNPIIKENDIVIAISQSGETADTLAAIELAKSKGAIIFGVCNVVGSSIARATHAGAYTHAGPEIGVASTKAFTAQVTVLAIMALAAAQRKGTISEELYRQLLIELENIPDKVEEVLQSAAKIKEIAFIFTYARNFIYLGRGLNFPVALEGALKLKEISYIHAEGYPAAEMKHGPIALIDEDMPVVFLATKDSSYDKIVSNIQEVKARKGRVIAIVTAGDTLIPTMVDFVIEIPKTHEMLMPLLSVIPLQLLSYYVAVMRGRNVDQPRNLAKSVTVE
- a CDS encoding DUF4270 family protein; this encodes MVVLTTLLFSCDPPGNIGVTPLTPVETLFTDTLTVRTSTVLADSVRTSNPDIFLAGRYVDPLFGTITASSFIRMSLGFQLDLGTTAVYDSLVLYTPYNYTYGDTLPEQTLSVHRIREVIDPLKNYYNNSTLTYDQTPLAAKTFQARPQADGTLRFKLPDDLGKELFALSGQTAGQTNAEFSKVLGGLALIPGAKNTAVLGFPGIVGTNSPLSLRLWYHTTTDTISTSFPLNAVVALQSGATIRAGFNRVTADRSGTPLAALKPLQPVPASSTGERTYVQDALGIRTKIEIPYLKALAKNGPIGINRAELSVKPDLTAVQPGLTPPSYLVLLETNSTNQVQYKANGFASVALNDSTSRGSDPPSVLLDSRYKNYTWNLATHLNAILAGSKTNEGFLVTPVYIQTLAQRGTLYDSQFNNRVSRLVLSGKPEDIKLIVFYTQAKE
- a CDS encoding glycogen/starch synthase — translated: MDKLRILYVSSEINPFLQTTDVAAYVRQLPQAMQERGAEIRILVPRFGLINERKNRLHEVVRLSGINITVGEEEKPLVIKVASIPNAKLQVYFIDNEDYFHRKSVFFDKKNNFYDDNDERAIFFCKGVLETVKKLGWAPDIVHCNDWMTALIPMYLKTTYRNDPMFKDTKSVFTVYNNAFSYKFDADLLEKAKAMDVSDEALAHLRSADFEGFIKLGCAYADAVVKVDEDYSEELNQLLNESPKRVDLVEEDDNLSEAYYNLYNGLVG
- the panC gene encoding pantoate--beta-alanine ligase, giving the protein MILLSDPGALRTHLRKIQKIDTTLGLVPTMGALHEGHLKLVERAVEENTIAVASIFVNPLQFNNPDDLSRYPRTLDEDCALLESAGCQLVFAPSTEDMYRVPPVLKLDFGSLEHVMEGAFRPGHFNGVGIVVARLFNMVQPDRAYFGQKDLQQVAVVRRLVEDLAFPIEIVPCPTVREVDGLALSSRNRRLSLEHRVMAPLIYKTLGEAQKMLAAGYSVEEAKQHVRTQFMRYPDFLLEYFEVADAGTLQPVEEVQPVGQTALCMAAHLGGVRLIDNIVF
- a CDS encoding DUF1624 domain-containing protein, with translation MPLQPILAKSRIESIDVLRGLVMVIMALDHTRDFFHSTAWTEDPLNLATTTPILFVTRWITNFCAPVFVFLAGTSIYLQSLRKTKQELSSFLIKRGLWLIFAELVIVNLGMTFNPLYTIQILQVIWVIGISMVILGLLIHLPFRLILILGLVIVLGHNLLDVVEAAPGFKPSLWWDLLHRRGIYPYANGHFLFVLYPILPWLGLMLLGYCTGTFFAPTVSPATRKTALLLTGFGLLVFFIVLRFSNLYGNPTPWSEQKSGLLTVFSFIDVNKYPPSLLYMCITIGPALLFLVAIESVKNRLTNFLRTFGRTAFFYYIVHWYVLHSLCLLMFLSRGHLLSDGVNIATKTQTILLFVVPGEGVGLPVVYVIWAGTVLVLYPLCRWYDRYKTSHKEKWWLSYL
- a CDS encoding T9SS type A sorting domain-containing protein gives rise to the protein MADNDNACTRTVSIPVTVRPAINLTTSGNTSVTYGYGSSCTTLTANASGGTGTLSLSWSTGATSGSIQVCPTQTTTYTVTATDVVNCSVTKQITVTFNDVRCGYGGVKVCLGGREQCIAQYLVPTYLRLGATLGGCNANVPARLSYELAQEVPFGLSLKAYPNPVHDAVTVEVLSPSAGPGTFQILDLSGRVRQSRKENLIEGLNEAEFRLGSLPTGIYLIKVIDALNQQGVVRVSKE
- a CDS encoding PA domain-containing protein; amino-acid sequence: MKNHYTPQNPTHLGLAWPLRKLLLVFLLLGCTCALHAQTTTWTGATNIDWDTPTNWSTNAVPTVNDNVEVPSAPANQPTLNTAASVKGLRVQSGATLILSATGNLMLPDAGMSNDGTLTNNGTITISTTSQDGVYNTGLFQNKPTGTLRINKPWGNGIWNLNSSSTVINEGKIFIGDTDNTGVSGILNYGTFTNKATGEIHIDRSRSNAIANTSSFTNSGTITIGALVPPGGNAIENLADVATFTNEACALIRAFSNVLNTKGSFTNNGYISVNSVKVPSVPDVLVNSPAGVAGSYTFSQANFGANVNSVNLTANGVFVDDATVPNPTQGCSPPVNAAQLSGKIALIDRGVCNFSQKVYYAQQAGAIGVIMFNNVAGGESMLVTMAPGAFADQITIPTVMLTYEAGQSIRAALAGGPVNISIIQVSLPSPPITNQGVISFSYPLGIPIPNVTNNDIIARSGASCGNTLSPALQLGGSVSLTVGTTWYKDEALTMPAGTYNQQTNTFTITNLAAGVPIRCTFLWLTTTTPARAPFPSP
- a CDS encoding YybH family protein, which encodes MKIKQFTSILAAFTALVLFVAGCNTTANESATKTTDVSEMTAEQKQTIEKEISALTTAFFQDVEKLDIEACMAYFEDTPEFLAVNPDGTPGDYTSLKKLNADAFDQFATMAVTPKKEVIRILSDTQVLYTVFTTMNFTLKTGEKMKLDEAGTMLFTKIDGAWKATFYHESGSAPVVVE
- a CDS encoding tetratricopeptide repeat protein, which gives rise to MKTSLFALALLLSSTCFTTAQDFYLPSSSKSKKAVAALHQAAELYGNVHFAQGNEKTAEALAEDPNLFMAHVNAVQFASKANKPAIIEKALAVDASNFNEAEKIMRGLMEKWAQDLDYLPTEEMKALVAAYPKTPQATEWASLHAFFTAKDVEAGLAYSQKLAKMSPKYGPNYNTMGYMYLKKGEMDKAKAALEKYIASAPKEPNAYDSMGEYYMNTKDYTKAAEYYDKAAKLGLADAKERADKAREMIKQE